The Ectothiorhodospiraceae bacterium BW-2 nucleotide sequence CACCACCGGCGAGCAGTACCGCCCCCATGCTGGCCGCCATCCCCATGCACATCGTACTGACATCAGGTTTAATAAACTGCATTGTGTCATAGATGGAGAGCCCAGCACTCACCGAGCCGCCGGGGGAATTAATATAGAGGTAGATATCTTTATCGGGATTTTCCGACTCCAGAAAGAGTAGCTGAGCCACGATCAGGTTAGCCATGTAGTCCTCTACCTGTCCGACAGCAAAGATAATTCGCTCTTTAAGTAGCCTAGAGTAGATATCGTAGGAGCGCTCTCCGCGTGCAGTCTGTTCGACAACAATAGGGACGAGCGCCGACTGAATTTCGGCAGCAGAGGCGTGGGGAAAACTCATAATGGCTCCATTACAGATTGTTAACTAGCTTTTCAAATGACGACTGAGTGGTGGTGACCTGGCAATTTTCAAGCACCCAGTCGATCACCTGATCCTCTATAACGGCCGATTCAATTTGGTTCATAGACTCCGGATGAGAGCGGTACCAGTCGATAATCGCCGTTGGCTGCTCATAGGCGATGGCGATCTCCTGTAGCTTATCGTCAACCCGTTGT carries:
- the clpP gene encoding ATP-dependent Clp endopeptidase proteolytic subunit ClpP, translating into MSFPHASAAEIQSALVPIVVEQTARGERSYDIYSRLLKERIIFAVGQVEDYMANLIVAQLLFLESENPDKDIYLYINSPGGSVSAGLSIYDTMQFIKPDVSTMCMGMAASMGAVLLAGGATGKRFVLPHSRVMIHQPLGGYQGQASDIEIHAREILKTREELNRILVHHTGQTMKKIQKDTDRDNYMNAEESVEYGLADKVLERRAVEAEAEKKK